From Vitis vinifera cultivar Pinot Noir 40024 chromosome 5, ASM3070453v1, the proteins below share one genomic window:
- the LOC100254627 gene encoding plastid-lipid-associated protein 6, chloroplastic, which translates to MTSLLHPLTSFSLSPSPPPPLSSSSSSSSTITITCALPSNLRSSDRRRLRTTSKPYTWTSGLPKRSFVLRSTLDEVSVLDPPPPPEDSTADLLSSLKLKLLSAVSGLNRGLAAIEDDLQKADAAAKELEAAGGTVDLSIDLDKLQGRWKLIYSSAFSSRTLGGSRPGPPTGRLLPITLGQVFQRIDIVSKDFDNIVDLQIGAPWPLPPIELTATLAHKFELIGTSSIKITFEKTTVKTTGNLSQLPPLEVPRIPDALRPPSNTGSGEFEVTYLDADTRITRGDRGELRVFVIA; encoded by the exons ATGACTTCTCTCCTCCATCCTCTCACCTCTTTCTCCCTTTCTCCATCACCACCACCgcccctttcttcttcttcttcttcttcttctactatTACTATCACGTGTGCTCTTCCCAGTAACCTACGTTCTTCAGACCGACGTCGTCTTAGAACAACATCAAAACCTTATACGTGGACATCGGGCCTGCCCAAGAGAAGCTTTGTCCTGAGGTCAACCCTTGATGAGGTCTCTGTTCTTGACCCCCCTCCTCCCCCTGAAGACTCCACGGCCGATCTTCTTTCGTCTCTCAAACTGAAACTACTG AGTGCTGTGTCTGGTCTAAATAGAGGTCTTGCTGCAATCGAGGATGATCTTCAGAAGGCAGATGCTGCTGCCAAAGAGCTTGAAGCTGCTGGAGGAACTGTTGATCTCTCAATTGATCTTGATAAACTTCAGGGAAGATGGAAATTGATATATAGCAGTGCGTTCTCATCCCGTACTCTAGGTGGGAGCCGCCCTGGACCTCCCACTGGAAGGCTACTCCCTATAACTCTGGGGCAG GTATTTCAAAGGATTGACATTGTAAGCAAAGATTTTGACAATATAGTAGATCTCCAGATAGGTGCCCCATGGCCCCTTCCACCAATTGAACTCACTGCCACATTAGCCCACAAGTTTGAACTCATAG GAACTTCCAGCATTAAAATAACATTCGAGAAAACAACTGTGAAGACAACAGGAAACCTGTCGCAGCTTCCACCATTGGAGGTACCTCGGATCCCAGATGCATTGAGGCCACCATCTAATACAGGAAGTGGCGAATTTGAGGTTACATACCTTGATGCTGATACCCGCATCACCAGAGGAGACAGGGGTGAGCTTAGAGTTTTTGTCATTGCATAA